A single window of Ovis canadensis isolate MfBH-ARS-UI-01 breed Bighorn chromosome 17, ARS-UI_OviCan_v2, whole genome shotgun sequence DNA harbors:
- the DDX54 gene encoding ATP-dependent RNA helicase DDX54 isoform X1 translates to MAAGTRPAAAPRSGATMAQWKKKKGLRKRRGAASQSRSSDSEDGEFEIQAEDDARAQKLGPGRPLPTFPTSECTSDVEPDTREMVRAQNKKKKKSGGFQSMGLSYPVFKGIMKKGYKVPTPIQRKTIPMILDGKDVVAMARTGSGKTACFLIPMFERLKTHSAQTGARALILSPTRELALQTMKFTKELGKFTGLKTALILGGDKMEDQFAALHENPDIIIATPGRLVHVAVEMNLKLQSVEYMVFDEADRLFEMGFAEQLQEIIGRLPGGHQTVLFSATLPKLLVEFARAGLTEPVLIRLDVDSKLNEQLKTSFFLVREDAKAAVLLHLLRNVVRPQDQTVVFVATKHHAEYLSELLATQGVSCAHIYSALDQTARKINLARFTHGKCSALIVTDLAARGLDIPLLDNVINYSFPAKGKLFLHRVGRVARAGRSGTAYSLVAPDEVPYLLDLHLFLGRALTLARPPEEPSGVEGGDGVLGRVPQGVVDDEDCGLRTSLEASLELRGLSRVADNAQQQYVRSRPAPSPESIKRAKGLDLAGLGLHPLFSSRFQQEELQRLRLVDSIRNYRSRATIFEINASSRDLSSQVMRAKREKDRKAIASFQQGRQEQQESPAGPAPSLPAPQEEQPEKEEVVGESVEDVFTEVVGRKRQQPGPHREAKRRREEARQRDQAFYIPYRPKDFDSERGLSVGGDGGAFEQQVAGAVLDLMGDEAQSLTKGRQQLKWDRKKKRFVGQSGQEDKKKIKTESGRYISSSYKRDLYQKWKQKRKIDDRDSEEEETFDRRGPERRGGKHGRGQGASQPRTPGTPAGRVRSELKTKQQILKQRRRAQKMRFLQRGGLKQLSARNRRRAQELQQGAFGRGAPSKKGKMRKRM, encoded by the exons ATGGCTGCCGGCACGCGCCCGGCGGCCGCCCCGCGGTCCGGAGCTACCATGGCCCAGTGGAAGAAGAAGAAGGGGCTCCGGAAGCGCCGGGGTGCGGCGTCCCAGTCCCGCAGCAGCGACTCGGAGGACGGCGAGTTTGAGATCCAGGCAGAAGATGACGCCCGGGCCCAGAAG CTGGGACCTGGTAGACCCCTACCCACTTTCCCCACCTCGGAATGCACCTCAGACGTGGAGCCAGACACACGGGAGATGGTGCGAGCTCagaacaagaagaagaagaaatcaggAGGCTTCCAATCCATGG GCCTGAGCTACCCAGTCTTCAAAGGCATCATGAAGAAGGGCTACAAGGTGCCGACACCCATCCAGAGGAAG ACCATCCCAATGATCCTGGACGGCAAGGACGTGGTGGCCATGGCCCGGACGGGCAGCGGCAAGACCGCCTGCTTCCTCATCCCCATGTTCGAGCGGCTCAAGACCCACAGCGCCCAGACCGGGGCCCGCGCCCTCATCCTCTCGCCCACCCGAGAGCTGGCCCTGCAGACCATGAAGTTCACCAAGGAG CTTGGCAAGTTCACTGGCCTCAAGACTGCCCTGATCCTGGGTGGGGACAA GATGGAAGACCAATTTGCAGCCTTGCACGAAAATCCCGACAT AATCATTGCTACCCCTGGGCGCTTGGTGCATGTTGCTGTGGAGATGAACCTGAAGCTGCAGAGTGTGGAGTACATGGTATTCGACGAGGCCGACAG gCTCTTTGAAATGGGCTTTGCAGAGCAGCTCCAGGAAATCATCGGCCGCCTCCCCGGGGGCCACCAGACTGTCCTGTTCTCTGCCACACTGCCCAAACTGCTGGTGGAGTTCGCACGAGCTG GCCTGACGGAGCCCGTGCTCATCCGGTTAGATGTGGACTCTAAACTCAACGAGCAGCTCAAG ACCTCCTTCTTCCTGGTGCGGGAGGATGCCAAGGCTGCGGTGCTGCTCCACCTGCTACGCAACGTGGTGCGGCCCCAGGACCAGACAGTCGTGTTTGTGGCCACCAAGCACCACGCGGAGTATCTCAGTGAG CTGCTGGCGACCCAGGGGGTGAGCTGTGCCCACATCTACAGCGCCCTGGACCAGACGGCCCGCAAGATTAATCTGGCCAGGTTCACGCACGGCAAGTGCTCCGCCCTCATCGTGACTGACCTGGCCGCCCGGGGCCTGGACATCCCACTGCTGGACAATGTCATCAATTACAGCTTCCCCGCCAAGGGCAAGCTCTTCCTGCACCGCGTGG GTCGTGTGGCCCGGGCTGGCCGAAGTGGCACGGCCTATTCCTTGGTGGCCCCTGACGAGGTCCCCTACCTGCTGGACCTACACCTGTTCCTGGGCCGTGCTCTGACCCTTGCCCGTCCCCCCGAGGAGCCCTCAG GCGTGGAAGGCGGGGACGGCGTACTGGGCCGGGTGCCACAGGGCGTGGTGGATGACGAGGACTGCGGCCTGCGGACCAGCCTGGAGGCATCGTTGGAGCTGCGGGGCCTAAGCCGCGTGGCTGACAATGCCCAGCAGCAGTATGTACGCTCACGGCCAGCGCCCTCGCCTGAGTCCATCAAGAGGGCCAAGGGGCTGGACCTCGCCGGGCTGGGCCTGCACCCCCTCTTCA gCTCTCGCTTCCAGCAGGAGGAGCTGCAGCGGCTCAGGCTGGTGGACAGCATCAGGAACTACCGCTCCCGGGCG ACCATCTTTGAGATCAACGCCTCCAGCCGCGACCTGAGCAGCCAGGTGATGCGCGCCAAGCGGGAGAAGGACCGCAAAGCCATAGCCAGCTTCCAGCAGGGACGGCAGGAGCAACAGGAGAGCCCGGCGGGCCCAGCCCCGAGCCTCCCAGCACCGCAGGAGGAGCAGCCTGAGAAGGAGGAGGTGGTGGGAGAGAGTGTAGAG GACGTCTTCACGGAAGTTGTCGGCCGGAAGCGGCAGCAGCCGGGACCCCACCGGGAAGCCAAGAGGCGGAGGGAGGAGGCCCGGCAGCGGGACCAGGCATTCTACATCCCCTACCGGCCCAAGGACTTTGACAGCGAGCGGGG CCTGAGCGTCGGCGGGGACGGGGGCGCCTTCGAGCAGCAGGTAGCTGGTGCAGTGCTGGACCTGATGGGAGATGAAGCCCAGAGCCTGACCAAGGGCCGGCAGCAGCTCAAGTG GGACCGTAAGAAGAAGCGGTTTGTGGGACAGTCGGGACAAGAGGACAAGAAAAAGATCAAGACCGAGAGTGGCCGCTACATCAGCAGCTCCTACAAGCGGGACCT CTAccaaaagtggaaacagaaaCGGAAAATCGATGATCGTgactcagaagaagaagaaactttTGACCGCCGCGGCCCAGAGCGAAGAGGTGGGAAGCACGGCCGAGGGCAAG GTGCATCCCAGCCCCGCACCCCTGGCACCCCCGCGGGCCGCGTGCGCTCAGAGCTCAAGACCAAGCAGCAGATCCTGAAGCAGCGGCGCCGAGCCCAGAAGATGCGCTTCCTGCAGCGTGGGGGCCTGAAGCAGCTCTCTGCCCGCAACCGGCGCcgcgcccaggagctgcagcaggGCGCCTTTGGCCGCGGTGCCCCTTCCAAGAAGGGCAAGATGAGGAAGAGGATGTAA
- the CFAP73 gene encoding cilia- and flagella-associated protein 73 encodes MAVPWEEYFQLVLEEKLSMKIPEQNMDHVPPVLRLLEKRQELVDADRGLQAQKEVFEITKASLKQRWEQLEQKKQELKGSLIRFEKFLQDAEARRSRALRRAKEERHLAGRREAEALRLRAQLAELQRKRARLQRGLQRLEPCARLLEQMLELLPEFQEVPELVARFDGLADMQAALRLTERQRLAELEEARARLQRLRDSWQDELLLQGQRRAHLLERLESARERTLHWESKWIQIQNTAAEKTLLLGRTRMAVLNMYQLVCQHQRRPPTLDIEDTEGQLEQVKLSILDLSAMLAGLHQAESTAPTS; translated from the exons ATGGCAGTGCCCTGGGAGGAATATTTCCAACTGGTTTTGGAAGAGAAACTGTCTAT GAAGATCCCGGAGCAGAACATGGACCATGTCCCCCCGGTCCTGCGTCTCTTGGAGAAGAGGCAGGAGCTGGTGGATGCAGACCGGGGCCTTCAGGCCCAGAAGGAG GTGTTCGAGATCACAAAGGCCTCCCTGAAACAGCGATGGGAACAGTTGGAACAGAAAAAGCAGGAGCTAAAGGGGTCACTCATCCGCTTTGAAAAGTTTTTGCAG GACGCCGAGGCCCGGCGCAGCCGCGCACTGCGGAGAGCCAAGGAGGAGCGGCACCTGGCGGGCCGCCGGGAGGCGGAGGCGCTGAGGCTCCGGGCTCAACTGGCCGAGCTGCAGCGGAAGCGCGCGCGTCTGCAGCGCGGGCTGCAGCGTCTGGAGCCCTGCGCGCGCCTGCTGGAGCAAATGTTGGAGCTGTTGCCCGAG TTCCAAGAGGTCCCCGAACTGGTGGCGCGCTTCGACGGGCTGGCAGACATGCAGGCGGCGCTGAGGCTCACGGAGCGCCAGCGGCTCGCGGAGCTGGAGGAGGCGCGCGCGCGGCTGCAGCGGCTGCGGGACTCCTGGCAGGACGAGCTGCTTCTGCAGGGCCAGCGGCGAGCGCATCTCCTGGAGCGACTGGAGTCGGCGAGGGAGCGCACGTTGCACTGG GAATCCAAGTGGATTCAGATCCAGAACACGGCGGCTGAAAAGACCTTGCTCCTGGGGCGCACCAGGATGGCAGTACTCAATATGTACCAGCTGGTGTGTCAGCATCAGAGACGACCACCCACCCTAGACATCGAGGACACCGAGGGGCAGCTGGAGCAG GTGAAGCTGTCCATTCTGGACCTCTCTGCCATGCTGGCTGGACTCCATCAGGCTGAGTCCACCGCCCCCACCTCGTAA
- the DDX54 gene encoding ATP-dependent RNA helicase DDX54 isoform X2 produces the protein MAAGTRPAAAPRSGATMAQWKKKKGLRKRRGAASQSRSSDSEDGEFEIQAEDDARAQKLGPGRPLPTFPTSECTSDVEPDTREMVRAQNKKKKKSGGFQSMGLSYPVFKGIMKKGYKVPTPIQRKTIPMILDGKDVVAMARTGSGKTACFLIPMFERLKTHSAQTGARALILSPTRELALQTMKFTKELGKFTGLKTALILGGDKMEDQFAALHENPDIIIATPGRLVHVAVEMNLKLQSVEYMVFDEADRLFEMGFAEQLQEIIGRLPGGHQTVLFSATLPKLLVEFARAGLTEPVLIRLDVDSKLNEQLKTSFFLVREDAKAAVLLHLLRNVVRPQDQTVVFVATKHHAEYLSELLATQGVSCAHIYSALDQTARKINLARFTHGKCSALIVTDLAARGLDIPLLDNVINYSFPAKGKLFLHRVGRVARAGRSGTAYSLVAPDEVPYLLDLHLFLGRALTLARPPEEPSGVEGGDGVLGRVPQGVVDDEDCGLRTSLEASLELRGLSRVADNAQQQYVRSRPAPSPESIKRAKGLDLAGLGLHPLFSSRFQQEELQRLRLVDSIRNYRSRATIFEINASSRDLSSQVMRAKREKDRKAIASFQQGRQEQQESPAGPAPSLPAPQEEQPEKEEDVFTEVVGRKRQQPGPHREAKRRREEARQRDQAFYIPYRPKDFDSERGLSVGGDGGAFEQQVAGAVLDLMGDEAQSLTKGRQQLKWDRKKKRFVGQSGQEDKKKIKTESGRYISSSYKRDLYQKWKQKRKIDDRDSEEEETFDRRGPERRGGKHGRGQGASQPRTPGTPAGRVRSELKTKQQILKQRRRAQKMRFLQRGGLKQLSARNRRRAQELQQGAFGRGAPSKKGKMRKRM, from the exons ATGGCTGCCGGCACGCGCCCGGCGGCCGCCCCGCGGTCCGGAGCTACCATGGCCCAGTGGAAGAAGAAGAAGGGGCTCCGGAAGCGCCGGGGTGCGGCGTCCCAGTCCCGCAGCAGCGACTCGGAGGACGGCGAGTTTGAGATCCAGGCAGAAGATGACGCCCGGGCCCAGAAG CTGGGACCTGGTAGACCCCTACCCACTTTCCCCACCTCGGAATGCACCTCAGACGTGGAGCCAGACACACGGGAGATGGTGCGAGCTCagaacaagaagaagaagaaatcaggAGGCTTCCAATCCATGG GCCTGAGCTACCCAGTCTTCAAAGGCATCATGAAGAAGGGCTACAAGGTGCCGACACCCATCCAGAGGAAG ACCATCCCAATGATCCTGGACGGCAAGGACGTGGTGGCCATGGCCCGGACGGGCAGCGGCAAGACCGCCTGCTTCCTCATCCCCATGTTCGAGCGGCTCAAGACCCACAGCGCCCAGACCGGGGCCCGCGCCCTCATCCTCTCGCCCACCCGAGAGCTGGCCCTGCAGACCATGAAGTTCACCAAGGAG CTTGGCAAGTTCACTGGCCTCAAGACTGCCCTGATCCTGGGTGGGGACAA GATGGAAGACCAATTTGCAGCCTTGCACGAAAATCCCGACAT AATCATTGCTACCCCTGGGCGCTTGGTGCATGTTGCTGTGGAGATGAACCTGAAGCTGCAGAGTGTGGAGTACATGGTATTCGACGAGGCCGACAG gCTCTTTGAAATGGGCTTTGCAGAGCAGCTCCAGGAAATCATCGGCCGCCTCCCCGGGGGCCACCAGACTGTCCTGTTCTCTGCCACACTGCCCAAACTGCTGGTGGAGTTCGCACGAGCTG GCCTGACGGAGCCCGTGCTCATCCGGTTAGATGTGGACTCTAAACTCAACGAGCAGCTCAAG ACCTCCTTCTTCCTGGTGCGGGAGGATGCCAAGGCTGCGGTGCTGCTCCACCTGCTACGCAACGTGGTGCGGCCCCAGGACCAGACAGTCGTGTTTGTGGCCACCAAGCACCACGCGGAGTATCTCAGTGAG CTGCTGGCGACCCAGGGGGTGAGCTGTGCCCACATCTACAGCGCCCTGGACCAGACGGCCCGCAAGATTAATCTGGCCAGGTTCACGCACGGCAAGTGCTCCGCCCTCATCGTGACTGACCTGGCCGCCCGGGGCCTGGACATCCCACTGCTGGACAATGTCATCAATTACAGCTTCCCCGCCAAGGGCAAGCTCTTCCTGCACCGCGTGG GTCGTGTGGCCCGGGCTGGCCGAAGTGGCACGGCCTATTCCTTGGTGGCCCCTGACGAGGTCCCCTACCTGCTGGACCTACACCTGTTCCTGGGCCGTGCTCTGACCCTTGCCCGTCCCCCCGAGGAGCCCTCAG GCGTGGAAGGCGGGGACGGCGTACTGGGCCGGGTGCCACAGGGCGTGGTGGATGACGAGGACTGCGGCCTGCGGACCAGCCTGGAGGCATCGTTGGAGCTGCGGGGCCTAAGCCGCGTGGCTGACAATGCCCAGCAGCAGTATGTACGCTCACGGCCAGCGCCCTCGCCTGAGTCCATCAAGAGGGCCAAGGGGCTGGACCTCGCCGGGCTGGGCCTGCACCCCCTCTTCA gCTCTCGCTTCCAGCAGGAGGAGCTGCAGCGGCTCAGGCTGGTGGACAGCATCAGGAACTACCGCTCCCGGGCG ACCATCTTTGAGATCAACGCCTCCAGCCGCGACCTGAGCAGCCAGGTGATGCGCGCCAAGCGGGAGAAGGACCGCAAAGCCATAGCCAGCTTCCAGCAGGGACGGCAGGAGCAACAGGAGAGCCCGGCGGGCCCAGCCCCGAGCCTCCCAGCACCGCAGGAGGAGCAGCCTGAGAAGGAGGAG GACGTCTTCACGGAAGTTGTCGGCCGGAAGCGGCAGCAGCCGGGACCCCACCGGGAAGCCAAGAGGCGGAGGGAGGAGGCCCGGCAGCGGGACCAGGCATTCTACATCCCCTACCGGCCCAAGGACTTTGACAGCGAGCGGGG CCTGAGCGTCGGCGGGGACGGGGGCGCCTTCGAGCAGCAGGTAGCTGGTGCAGTGCTGGACCTGATGGGAGATGAAGCCCAGAGCCTGACCAAGGGCCGGCAGCAGCTCAAGTG GGACCGTAAGAAGAAGCGGTTTGTGGGACAGTCGGGACAAGAGGACAAGAAAAAGATCAAGACCGAGAGTGGCCGCTACATCAGCAGCTCCTACAAGCGGGACCT CTAccaaaagtggaaacagaaaCGGAAAATCGATGATCGTgactcagaagaagaagaaactttTGACCGCCGCGGCCCAGAGCGAAGAGGTGGGAAGCACGGCCGAGGGCAAG GTGCATCCCAGCCCCGCACCCCTGGCACCCCCGCGGGCCGCGTGCGCTCAGAGCTCAAGACCAAGCAGCAGATCCTGAAGCAGCGGCGCCGAGCCCAGAAGATGCGCTTCCTGCAGCGTGGGGGCCTGAAGCAGCTCTCTGCCCGCAACCGGCGCcgcgcccaggagctgcagcaggGCGCCTTTGGCCGCGGTGCCCCTTCCAAGAAGGGCAAGATGAGGAAGAGGATGTAA